GTCTATCTGAATGCGTGCCGGCGCATCGAGCGCCTCGGCGACCGCGCCGACGGTGTTTTTGTCGGGGTCCTCCGGGATATACTGGCTGCCAGCGCCAGTCATTTCGATGGTGACCCGGTCGGCCTTCTCCAGACGGACGACGTCGGCCGGACGCTCCAGTGCGACGCCGAACACGTCGAAGCCGCTCCCGAGGTTCGCACTGGTAGCCGGCGCCCGGACTGTCAGCATGCCTGCGAATTTCAGCAGTGTAGGCAAAAAGGTAGCGAACCGACACTGTGGCCGTTTCGCAGTACTGAGAACGCGGCCCAAAGGCATAATACAGGGAAACCTGACGTTGGAATAGGTATCGATATGGATGTCGACATCGCCACGGTCGCCATCCTCGGGAACGCGGGTGGGGCGCTCATCGGTTTCGCAATCGCTGTCGTCGCCGCCCGAAACCAGGATGTCCCCGGCGCTCGCCAGTACGGCTGGCTCGCGGTCGCTGGGGGCTGCTGGTGTGCTCTCTCGATATGGCAGATACTAGTTTCGGACCCCGCCGCTGTCAGGACAGTGTACCTGCTGTCGCGAACCGCCGCTATGCAGGTCATCGGGCTCTGGGTCGTCTTCGCGCTCGTCTACACCGGCCGACAGTCGTGGCTTCGGCCATCGTCTCTCGTCCCGCTGTTTCTCGTGGTGAACGCGGACGTGCTGTTACTGCTGACGGACCAGGCACACGACCTCGTCGAAGTGGCGGCCGTGCCTGTCACTCAGCTCGGTACGACGCTGGTCGCCATCCAGCGTGGTCCCACGTTCGCGGTACTTCTCGCCGTCAGTTACGGGCTGTTACTGCTCGGATACGCACTCCTGATTGAGTTCTTGTTCCGGTCGCAGAACGTCTATCGGCGACAGACAGCGGCGATCATTATCGGAACCGGCCTTCCGATATTCGTCGCTGTGCTGTATGATTTCGGCTACACGCCGCACCCGGCCATCGACTTCACGCCGGTAGCGTTCTCGCTCAACGCGGTGCTCGTCGGCTGGGTACTGTTCAAGGACGAGTCGCTGTCTGTGACGACGCTGTCGGGTGACACCCTCGTCGACAACCTCCCCGACCCGGTCATCGCTCTCAACGACGACTGTGTCATCATTGATTACAACGCCGCGGCGGCCAGCGCACTGGATCAGCCGGACCCCGACGGAGAGTTGCTTGACGACCTCGTCCCGGGGCTCGTTGACCACATCGAGCGTGGCGAGGTGTTCTCGTTCGGAGATTCGTTCACGTACTACAACCCACAGACGACGAGCCTCACCGACCAGTCCGGGACGGAACGCGGTCGGCTCGTCGTTCTCAGGGACGTGACCGGCCAGCAGCGCCGCCAGGACCGACTCGAAGCGTTACAGGCCGCGACCCAGCAGTTTATCGAGGCCGAGACCGCCGAGGCGGTCGCGGAGATGGCTGTCGAGTTCGCGACGGCCGTCCTCGACCAGAACGCGGCGGGCGTGTTCCTCGAAGACGACGGCATCCTCGAACCGGCCGTCATTAGCGAATCGATTGCGGAACACGTCGAGGACGAACTGCTGTACGCCTCGCCGACGGACGAGCCCGAAAGCAAGCTCTGGAAGACATACGAAACCGGTGAGATACAGGCCGTCTCGCTCGATAAGGACGGACTCGACCCACTGGACAACGCGCTGATGCTGCCGCTTGGCTCCCACGGCGTGATGGCGATTACGTCCCACGACAGCACCCTCGCCACGGAGGACAGGCGATACGCCGCGATTCTGGCACAGACGACGCAGGTCGCCCTCGACCAGGTGGAACGCGAGCGCGAACTCCGCCAGAGCCGCAGTTCTGTCCAGCGACGCCGCGAGCAGATCGAGTTCTTCAACGGCGTCCTCAGACACTCGCTGCACAACGCGATGGTCGTCATCCGCGGCCGCGCGGAGCACATCAGAACCGACGTGCCGCGGTCGAAACGACGGCATCTCGACAGCATCAGCAACTGGTGTGGGAAGCTCACGGAGATGAGCGAAACGATCCGGGATATCAACAACACCGTGACGGCGAGCGAAGCTGAGCGGTTGGACGCCGTCGACCTCAACGCCACACTCCGTCGCTCGATTGAGTCGCTCCGGGTCGAGTACGATTCGGTATCGATCTCCTGTGAACTGGACGGAGACTACAGCGTGCAGGCGAACGAACTGCTCGAAGAGGTCCTCCTGAGCATCCTCCGGAACGCGGTCGACCACAACAACGCTGACACCCCGCAAGTGACCGTCTCGGTCCAGCAGGCCAGCGACTGGCTGCAGGTCCGTATCGCCGACGACGGCCCCGGAATGAGCGACGAACTGAAGACGACGGTGTTCGAACGCGGGCTCTCGCCCGACCAGACCGCTGGCGGCTTCGGCCTCTACTTCGTCTCGGTCATGATGGACCTGTACGGCGGGACGCTCTGGTTCGAGGACAACCACCCGACGGGGACCGTCGCGATCCTCGAATTCCAGCAGGCGGTGACGGGTGATGAGGCGGAAGATGACTTCGGACCCGACGACACGGAGACGGCGGCGACCGAAGCGCAAACTAAATCCCACGACCGCTGATAGGTCGGGGTATGATTGGCGTCGTCGGTGGCGGTATCGCCGGCCTCTCGGCAGCGTACCGGCTCCAGCAACGCGGCCACGAGGTCCGTGTGTTCGAAGCGAGCGAGGATCTGGGCGGCCTGGCAGCGACCTACGAGACGGCCGGGGACCCCATCGAGAAGTTCTATCACCACCTCTCGAAATCCGAGGAAACCATCGTCGAACTCGCCGAGGACCTGGGCCTCGGTGACGCGGTCGAGTGGCACATCGGGGAGAACGCCTACTACGTCGACGGCGTCGTCCACCCCATGGACAAGCCCTGGGAGATCCTCTCGTACCCGCATCTCTCGCTGTACGACACGTTCCGGCTGGGGATGCTCGTCCTCGACATCGACGTTCGCGGCGGCATCCCGTCGTTCGACACCTACGAACGCTTAGAGGACTTCGAGGACGTGCCCATCGAGGAGTTCGTCGTCGACCACACTACCCGGGGCGTCTACGAGAACTTTTTCGAGCCGCTGCTCGATGCGAAGTTCGGCGACCGGAAAGACGACGTGAGCGCCGCGTGGCTACTCGGCCGAGTCAAATTCCGCGGCGAGCGGGACATCCTGAACGGCGAGATTCTGGGCTACTTCGACGGCGGATTCGGTCGCCTGCTCGACGCGCTGGTCGACGCCGTCGGCCGCGATAGCATCGTGACGGGCACACGCGTGTCCGAGGTCGACACGAGCGGCGGGGCCGTCTCGTCGTTGACGGCCACGGACGGAACCGAGACGACGGTTCACGAAGTCGACAGCGTTGTCGTCGCGACGATGCCGACCGTGCTGGAAGACCTGACCGGCTACACCTGTGACATCGATTTCCAGGGGACGGTGTGTTCGGTCATCAGCATGGACGAACCCCTGCTGGATACGTACTGGCTGAACATCGCCGACACCGCCCCTTTCGGCGCGCTCATCGAGCACACCAACTTCGTCTCCGCGGAGCGGTACGGCGGCGAACATCTCCTGTACGTCGCCCGCTACATTCAGGACGAATCCGAAGCCATCTGGCAACAGAGCGACGACGAGGTCGCCGAGACGTGGCTGCAGGGCATCGAATCGCTCTTCCCTGATTTCGACCGCGACGCCGTCAACTGGGTTCGAACAGGGCGCAATCCACGGACTGCGCCGGTCTACGAACGCGGGTATCTCGACATGGTCATCCCGTACGACCTGAGCGACGCCGTCGCGGACGGCCTCTACTACGCCG
The genomic region above belongs to Haloarcula hispanica ATCC 33960 and contains:
- a CDS encoding NAD(P)/FAD-dependent oxidoreductase → MIGVVGGGIAGLSAAYRLQQRGHEVRVFEASEDLGGLAATYETAGDPIEKFYHHLSKSEETIVELAEDLGLGDAVEWHIGENAYYVDGVVHPMDKPWEILSYPHLSLYDTFRLGMLVLDIDVRGGIPSFDTYERLEDFEDVPIEEFVVDHTTRGVYENFFEPLLDAKFGDRKDDVSAAWLLGRVKFRGERDILNGEILGYFDGGFGRLLDALVDAVGRDSIVTGTRVSEVDTSGGAVSSLTATDGTETTVHEVDSVVVATMPTVLEDLTGYTCDIDFQGTVCSVISMDEPLLDTYWLNIADTAPFGALIEHTNFVSAERYGGEHLLYVARYIQDESEAIWQQSDDEVAETWLQGIESLFPDFDRDAVNWVRTGRNPRTAPVYERGYLDMVIPYDLSDAVADGLYYAGMASRAQYPERSLNGGIVAGFECADRIARDPSAATKIDDSPLSEAQR
- a CDS encoding sensor histidine kinase, with product MDVDIATVAILGNAGGALIGFAIAVVAARNQDVPGARQYGWLAVAGGCWCALSIWQILVSDPAAVRTVYLLSRTAAMQVIGLWVVFALVYTGRQSWLRPSSLVPLFLVVNADVLLLLTDQAHDLVEVAAVPVTQLGTTLVAIQRGPTFAVLLAVSYGLLLLGYALLIEFLFRSQNVYRRQTAAIIIGTGLPIFVAVLYDFGYTPHPAIDFTPVAFSLNAVLVGWVLFKDESLSVTTLSGDTLVDNLPDPVIALNDDCVIIDYNAAAASALDQPDPDGELLDDLVPGLVDHIERGEVFSFGDSFTYYNPQTTSLTDQSGTERGRLVVLRDVTGQQRRQDRLEALQAATQQFIEAETAEAVAEMAVEFATAVLDQNAAGVFLEDDGILEPAVISESIAEHVEDELLYASPTDEPESKLWKTYETGEIQAVSLDKDGLDPLDNALMLPLGSHGVMAITSHDSTLATEDRRYAAILAQTTQVALDQVERERELRQSRSSVQRRREQIEFFNGVLRHSLHNAMVVIRGRAEHIRTDVPRSKRRHLDSISNWCGKLTEMSETIRDINNTVTASEAERLDAVDLNATLRRSIESLRVEYDSVSISCELDGDYSVQANELLEEVLLSILRNAVDHNNADTPQVTVSVQQASDWLQVRIADDGPGMSDELKTTVFERGLSPDQTAGGFGLYFVSVMMDLYGGTLWFEDNHPTGTVAILEFQQAVTGDEAEDDFGPDDTETAATEAQTKSHDR